The genomic window TGGACAGAGGAGCACTGGAAATGTTGTCCTGAAAACAGGAGTGGAAAAAGTGAAACTGAAGCATGAAAGATGATCAAACATGACAATTCTAAGGTTCTTCTCCTGCCTCAGCTCTCTAGAGTACATGGGATTTAATTGAACAGTCAAACAGCTCTCCTGCAAACCATTCAGCATTTTAAGGCTGCAATGGCTGCCTCAGATCCTATCAGGTCTACAAGTGATGATTGTTACTTACTAATATAAACTCAAACTGCTGATAGAGCAGCTAAAACCCTGAGATTCTGAAATACCTCTGATTTATTGCTTCTGCCATAGCAGCAGTAGGCTCTAAGGGAGTACTCACAGGGAAGAGTGGGAAGAAAGAGCAGGTACTGTAGCTAAATGTGATATGGCTCATGAACTAGAGCCCCTATTGATGTAGGACCAACTGTATTTTCATCTAAGCACCAAAGCATAAAAGTCTGATGATAAACAAACATACTCCTGTAGATCAAGGCATAATCCCCTAATATCTCCCAATATTCAAGCCAGGaatattttctgtcctttcttgCAAAAGGTTTTACAATAGcaagtaaaaataatgaatgtttgcaaaataatttgcttAGAAATCATTGTAGAGATTTTAACTTCCATTAATAAGAGCAACCAGCACTATTACACTGTTCCATAGGGTTTAGTTTTTCACACAATATCTAGCTGTGCTGCAGATCTGCTCACCACAAAACACTGCACAGGGTAGAATTTTGCAAGGATCCAGGAGGAAGTGAATGCAGATTCCCAGATAATCACTGTCAGTGACCAAACACACAGAAACCTCACCTGGCTCAGGATGCCTTGGGCACAAGGACTGGGCCAGCACTTGTTTGTGTCTGGAAGGAAGCATCAAATGCAGCTGCTTTGTttctctgcccttccccagcacctACTTCTGACATTAGAGGCCAAGAACTGAGCAAAGCCCACTGGCCTCCCCCTGTGGCTGTTATTGCCACAGTCAAACTGGCAGAGACTCTGTAGGTTTTTCATACAAGGAAGCTGTAacattcattcattttctttttttctcctaaagagAAATAGGAAAGTAGGTAAGAATTCTTATCCAATATGCAACCTTGATATTGGTAAGTACAAGTCTATTAAGTCACCACAATTCTTTCATAAAAGAGGATTCACTTCAAATCAAATCAGGTCCTTACTGTGCAATTCCAATTATGTTTAAATTTATCACTCCATAAAGAACCCAGCCATGAATCACTGAGCAGGAATGGCATAAATCAGCTTGTTCAGCTGCTTCAGTACTTTGGTATTTAAGGATTTTcgacattttattttgttaaaggAAAACTAAAACATTTTAAGGGATTTGTTTTATACTGCTATTGTTCTCAGattagcagcagcagaaatatttaaagaactGATTAGGAGGCTGCTATTACAGCAAGCAAACACTGGAAGAGTTACTGCAGCTACAGTATAATCCTTAGGGAATGTTTCTATTTGCATTCAGACATGGCTAGGTGGAATATGACTGTACATTTCAGAGGGTTAGCAGATTTCTCAGTGCTCTATTTCAAAATGAGTCATTAGAGCCACAATTTCTGTTTGGGATAATCAATCAAAAGCATAATTATCTCTTCAGGCAGAGATGTCAAGTGACCATTTTACCCAATCTACACAAATTTCAATGGGCCACTCAAACCATTAAGTTATTGCTGCTGAATGAAACTGCTTTGCAATCTCTTCACACAATTATTCTCCAGGTAGCATTAATATATTAACCAACAAATTCTGTAGCCTAAAATAAACTACATAAGGAGCCTTGGATTCTATTGCCCACATTGTAAAATGCTGACATGCCAAATTTTTATCTATTGGCAGAGACTCCTTCAGGTGTCCATGTAGATTTAATAACTTTCTTTTTACACAGCATTCCACACTCCTGACTGATTTATGGCAACATGTGGATGACCTGGGAATCAGTTCAACAGCTGATCAATTCTAAAATTTACAAAAGCATTCTGGGCATTTCCAGCTGGGCATTCCCAGATCTTGGGAAAAAATGAACCTTAACCAATAAAAACCAATCAACCAACAAAACCAGTAAAGGAGGGACAAGGAAAGTTTGTTTTATGCTACACACATTTGGTTGAAGAATCTGGCAGTAAAACAATCAAAAACACATCCCAGCATAAAAATTAGCTCCCACTTCTCATTCTCCCAGTATGACACAACATGCTGAAGCTAAAGGGTGCTTGTGCCTGAAAATTTGTCCATTTTTACAAAACATGAAAGTCACCTAGTAAAAGAAGTCTTAAATATATGATAGGGCTGAAGTAGTTAGTCATTAAATACTGCAGAGATGGCAAAGattattttgtaataaataaattaatttcctacATTTATCTGATTTGATTTAATTCACCCAGCAGTTTGCAGCTGACAgataaagtgaaaatatttagaagtgCACTCCACTGTCACAGAGACTTGTACCATTTACATATTAATTGGCCTGGCTCTATTTGTTCAAAAGACAGCAGAAACTTTCCATTTCCAGAGACCTAAAGCCCAGCAAGGTAGTTCAGAAAAGTGACAGAATTTCTGTATGTTTTGTAAACCCCAAAATGAGCTGCTAAGGGACAATGTAATTTATTGCCAACACTACCTTGTAAGCATTCAAAACCAAAAGgcagctttgctttgccttaGGAAGCACATTTTTTGTCCATGCCAGCTTGGCACGGGGATTTTATTCAGATAAGGTGACAACATATTAAAAAGTtcttaaaaacccaaacaaacttCTTCTTTGAATAAAAATAGATAGTTTAATTATGTTGCGGTTGGCTACATTTAAATcacatttaatattaaattaatctGTATTAAAATATGTACAAAGAATGATGTAATGATAGATAACCTCTACGTATTTGTTACAATACATGAAAACATTGAAGTCACAGTGAATTCAGACAAACACTTCAAGTAGAAGAGCATTCCACATGTACACATATACACAGCAGGGTAAGGCCAAGGAGCCATTTCACATGGCCAAAGTAAAATGAAATCTGCTATGGAACAGGGTAAGCTACTCTGTCAATATCTATAGTGCTACACTCTACACAGAGTTATCATAGTACTTCAGCCTCCTTTCAGGAAAACTATTCCCAGAGTCAAGCTACAAGTGACAATACAGTATCACAATGCATGACTAAAAAGGCTTTATTGATGCTGGCATTCCCTGGATTTTTCATTTGGTATTTGGCAGTTACTCAgtatttggattttaaaaaccCTGAAATCTAAAAACTCCTCTCACAAAACAAGTCTTTCAATTAAACTACAAGACTTCAATCTGATAATactaaaaaacattttcagcattCTAGAACTTCAAGGAGAGTTTCAAATAgtttgataaaaaaaataaaaagcattcaAGACAATTTTAAAAGTACACTTGAACAGTAATATAAATATGGAATTTCAAAACCTATTTTTTGTTATCAGTCAACAACTGAACATCACAAGAGTACATCTACTAATAAAAGCAGGCTTGATAAATAGAAATCCAATGTACAAACACCAGATGACAGCCTTTGCCATTATCAGGGTAGGATGCTTAGAAAAAGATGTGTTCAATATCTCTGTGCTGAGATCAAAATCCCTTTGGGCTCCCAAAAGGCATAAAAACACCAGTCCAGGCCTGTACCAGTACCTAAGACACACCAAAACTGCAGCACCATGAACTTTGGAACATCCAAAACCATTTCAGAGGGTCTCATCCTCAGCCTCCAGCACACGGAGCCAAAAGGCACCACTGCATAACAAGAGCAGAAGACAAAACAATCAGTAGGCAGAGGGTAAAGAAAGGAACAAATGGATGTAGAAATCCTGTGAGCCATGCATGCCTCTGCTGTCTAACAAGCTGCTTTGGACCAGTGTGCAGCTACTTGACAACTACAAACAAATTCTTACATCCCCATCTCTGTTCCAGGTAAAAACTACACACCAACCTAGGCTACAACCCTAACACTgggaaagagaaatgcaaattCTGCATTAACATCAAAGccagtggcactgctgtggccaAAATTCCATCCTGAGCTCAAAGAAGCCATCAGAATTAAATGTCAGTAACAGAGGATCAGCTACAATTAACCAATATTTCTCTCACAACACAAATCCTTTTTCCACCATGAGttaaaaagccacaaaaagtTAGAAACAATGACAGAGAAGCTCAGGGATGATGAAACTTAAATAAATCTCTTCAGGATGAAAAAATTTTGCTTTCACATTGtctgcctcctcctccaaaGGAAAACAGTTGTCTTTGTAAGAAACTCTCAGCTTCAATTTATATTTTCACTAAAAGTagccatattttaaaaaaatattctacagATAGTGGCACATTACTAGATTTATAATAATTTGCAAAGTAATCCTTACAGTGTCTTACCTTTAAGACAAGAGAGAAATGAGTGCATCCAGAAACTTACTCCGATCTTCTGTTTTCAATTCAATTactaaaatatgaaatattttattacaggATGCAAATAACTGACAGATATACCAGATATCACCAGAAGATATACCAGGTATCTTCTCTTGAAGAACAATAAGCCTGAGTATACCCATTTATATTCTTACCCATCTTTAAGAAGGAGAAGCAAATTTGAACAAAATGCAAAGGACATTGTTTATCTTGTGCTTAAATATTAGCAAACTAATTTGCAGGTCCTTGTcgccatgatattttctgaaaagtccCTTTGCCAGgacttttcttctgagaagctgagaagcctcagaagacaagaaaaacaataattatctgctgctgtggaatgcaacaggtggatctttgattggcccatgttgattgtttttaattaatggccaatcacagtcagctggctcggactctccGACGGGTCACAAGCTtctgttatcattcctttctattccttgccagccttctgatgaaatcctttcttctattcttttagtatagttttagtatataattttcctttaatataatatatatcacaaaataataaatcagccctctgaaacatggagtcaaggttctcatctcttccctcgtcctgggacctCTGCAAACACCACAGGTGCTCACTCCACAACAGAGCAGGCACTTAAATCTAAGAATATTTCTGAGTATGTTCAACATGCATAGATAGATACTGTTTAAAAAGCCTGTCTCTTTTTTAAGCATGTGCAAGATAGGCTGATTTCACTGCTAAAGTGTCCCATCAACACCACGCTGCTAAATTTAAAGCCTTCACAGACAACATCAAGGACTGTGAAGTGCACATGTGCAAACCATCAGGGCATGCAGAACACACACTGTCTGagaaagccaggctgggtgcCCTGCGCTGTGTGCACGGGCTGGGTGCCCTGTGGTGTGTGCACGGGCTGGGTGCCCTGTGGtgtgtgcctgggctgggtgcCCTGCGCTTTGTGCACGGGCTGGGTGCCCTGTGGTGTGTGCCTAGactgggtgctctgtgctttgTGCACGGGCTGGGTGCCCTGTGGtgtgtgcctgggctgggtgcCCTGCGCTTTGTGCACGGGCTGGGTGCCCTGCGCTTTGTGCACGGGCTGGGTGCCCTGCGCTTTGTGCACGGGCTGGGTGCCCTGCGGTGTGTGCCTaggctgggtgctctgtgctttgTGCACGGGCTGGGTGCCCTGTGGTGTGTGCCTaggctgggtgctctgtgctttgTGCACGGGCTGGGTGCCCTGCGGTGTGTGCGCGGGCTGGGTGCCCTGCGGTTTCTGCACGGGCTGGGTGCCCTGCGCTTTGTGCAGCGGGAGGCAGGCTCTGAGAGTGGCCGAGCCTCCCGCGGGCCGTGCCGGCACCGCCCCCTGCGGGCCCCGCTACTCACTGGACATCTGGAAGTGGTTGTGCAGCGTCCGGGAGCTGGTGCTCTCCGCAGCCTTCTCGAAGGCTCTTCCAAAaaagctgaggcaggagcagaaataCGGATGAGTGTCACGGGAAAGGATGTTTACTGAGGTAGAAGCAAGGAACTTTTTCCTGGCTGAGAGGTGGAAATGGATTCCAGATGTTTTTACAGGTGCTGTGTATTCAACACGCACCTCACTCACTTGCAAAAATTTTTACATTGGAGGCTTTTAGAAATGAAGTCATGGGCCATATAGTGAACTATTTCCCTCTTttaagagggaaggaaaagaaaaaccttgcAAGGATTGCAAGATCCTTCTTGAAGATCTGTATCCTCTCTCAAAGTACCCCATGCACACAGTATACAGAAGGTGTGTTTCTAAGAAGGAGACCATTCAAGTCAACATAATCAGTGTTAAATAGTACAGGAAAGATATTTTTGCTTCAGAGACAGGTTTAGAACTTGTAAACACTTTGCTTACTTCTTTTTGTCTGAGCTTTCTGTCTCTGGAGGAATCCCCACCATGATCACAGTTCCCTGTTCAACATCCATGGGTGCAGCCATGACCAGGGGCAGCAGCTTGCAGCGCTTGTTTTTTGTCTGGAAGTCAGAAAGCCTCTTTGTTACACGGGGTCAGAAAGCAATTTAATATCAGCTCTCCATGAATAGCATTACAAATAGCCACCTAAGGATACAGATATTCTGCAGTTCAAAGAAGGTGGTTTCTTTACAGGATATCTTAATTCACTGTTCCTTACAGTAAAAGTCACTTTAAGGACTAATAGAAATTTCAGTGATGTACTCCCTCAAAACTTACAAAATTACACAAATGTTCAGATTGTTATTATCTTGGTAATGAAAACTCAATGCTATGAAGTCTCCAGATAAGTATCTTGCCTAGAGCAGCATTCACAAATATGCTAAAATCATACAAtcagcagaaaattattaatagtTTCCTCTAATGTTTTTAATAATCAACTGCAAGTATCTGACAGAACAGTAAGTACTACATCAGCCAGAAGTTTGTGAGTCAAATGCTTTTGATTTACTTACAGAGCAAACGAAGGATTTCAGTAAGTATTTACTAAGCAGACATAGAGACACTGGTTTGGAAAACAGTTTCACATCTGGTGTgccctgggggaaaaaaaaatatttcaatgacAGCCCAAGGTGATTCTTACTCTTACTTAGTTTTATTATCTACTAACAAGTCTAGAAGCTGTGTGTGGCTCAAAGAACACTACCAAGAACCATTTCAATACAGGAGGTTGAGCTCACCCAGCTTGGCAGCAAAGCCCTCTCCCCTTTATGAGGGGTGATTCTGCCTTTGGGAGTTCAGAGCAATGTCAATATTGACCCATCAGAGGACTGCACAGTACAGAGATATTGGTTCTTTCTTACAGAGTAATTCTTGCTGTGCCAAGCACTTAGGGCAACTGTTATTCAAGGATAATACAGTCAAAAAGGAGAGTCAAATGAGAGCCCAAATACACAATTCTGACCTCCATGAGGGAGCAATAAAGAAATGGCCCCTGGGAAATGACAAGGTTGGTGCAAATACAGCTGGCCACTGTCTGCTGAATGGCACGTAGCTGCTTTTTGGCCAGGTCCAGTCCTTGGTGTAGCTTGTCCAGGTTACCTCTGcaacaaaaagaataaaaatagacACTTCCTTAGTACAATAAAGTTTTCCACGTAAAAATTATATCAAAATACTATTCACACAgggatattttgattttttaattcaataCCTTATGAAGCAACAATTCATATTTTAGATCCATAATCCCAATACATTTCCCtaaataaaactgcaaaatacTGAAGAGGCATATTTTCAGTACCTGGAGAGACTGTCCAAAGCCTTAATGAAATTTGTTGTTTCAGGCCCCTCTTTCTCTATGTTCTCCATGAGAGAAGTTGTTGCATAAACTATGTCACTTGCTGAGAACTTGTTCTTAAAGCCAAAGTGAATGCTGAAAGTCTGAACTCGCAAATCTTTCATTCTGCAAAATGAAACAGACCCAGAAAATTCATTAACATTATCAACAGTGACCAGCTGTCTCCCCAGTTTGTTAATCCTAAGTACATGAAGAAAAACCTTATACTAACATTTGCAACAAATCCAGTGTTACTTTGTCAATCTAAgaatcatatttttaaaacaatatatTAGATCATCGtcatacaaaaatatttgaacttAATTGAAAAGTATCTTCAgataaaacatttatatttaaaacaatttaccCAAATTTGTTTGCAGATTCTTCAATCATCTCCCgaagattttctttcaaagacaTGTCCATGGAATTAAACTTCTGTTTCACTTGCTTCAAGGGCAAACtaagaacagaaggaaaaaaattaattgacaGGTATGCCAGAAGAAACaagtattttgcctttttctcataggactttaaaaattattagataATTTAACAAGGTTAAGTCTGACTAAATTTGCATGCATTTGATTTTTCAGTCATTGAAAAGTGAATACAAGGAAGCAGAGGTTACTTTACTGAGCTGCCATTCCATAAAAGCATACAGCAAATGTTCCTTGTAAACCAATACACAAGTTGTGTAACTCAGAGACACTGCCACCTATTCAGAGCCCCACAATCATATTTAAAAGCTGACAGCTTGAGTACTTGCAAGCtatattctgaatattttcctgTAAGCCATTGAAAAAAATGATGCAAATTTTTTTAACTCACCCCATGTCAGCCAAAAACTCCTGGAGCCTCTTCTGCCCTTGCACAGACCAAAGCTTGAGGCTGGCAGAGGTGTAGCAGGTGTTACAGAGACTTTCATAGAGAGACCAGTGCTGGTACAGTGCCAGGCgcaggctgagcaggagttAGGGCAAATAATTGCAAACACAAATATCCTCTGACCCTACAAACTCCACAAGCAGGAAAGGATTCAGCTGCCCCTACATATTGCATAAAATGCAGTGAGGAGCTCAGGTGAGGTAACCCAAGAGTAGCAATGGTGATTTGTAACCAGCTCTGAAAGGTTAAGCTGAACTGAAGCCCCATGAGCAGCTGAAACAGGGATCCATCCACTATAAAACATTtccctttatttatttcaattctCAGCAGAGATGGtgctggcattttttttttccctagataAAAACTCCAGAGGGATTCACCCCAGAGCTTCTTGAAGGATACTCATACTCAAATGCAATTCTCATGCAGTCAATGGACAGGGAGTTCTCCTCGTCCTCGTTGCGGTGGTTGTGGCGGGAGACGTGGCGCTGCAGGACCCCAATGTCAGTCACGTACTTCATCCTGAACACAAACAATCTGTCACTTCACCTTCTGCCTGCGAATTTTTGTTCTTgattacaagaaaataaaaatgcttcctAAAGGCTGCAGCATGAAAACTGTAGATACATTTTTAAACCCTCCCAACTCgttaaataatgtttttttcaatattCATCTTTTTACCCAGGCAATtgaaattgaaaaacaaaacaaaaaaaaacacccaccacaaaaaacccaaaccaaaacaaaataatactacaaaaccaaacaatagACTGAccaaagaaatcagaaatatcTTGTAGCATATTACAAGGTAAGTGCAATGTACTATTACACttatctattttaaaatgtccaTGTATTAGTAAAAATACAACAccagaattaaaatattagaaTTCTGATCATATctagtagaaaataaaaaaagaggaaaaaatatctgaaacttGTTATCTAAAACTGTAAAGGAATCTTGAGGATACAGAACACAAAAGTTTCTTCCTTTAATAAAGCTGTATCAAGTTTATGCTCAGGTAAACTACCATTGAACACAATTTCCTCCTAGATCAGAAGTGATTGATTTATAATTTGGTGAAAAACAAAGTTAGCTTAAAAATTCTAAacaatagaaaataattttttaaataaacacattCCTATCTTTGGAAGGCAACAGATCACATTCAGgcattaatatatttaatatcaCTGTTAATGACTTCTATCTGTTATAATAAAACCCTTACGTTTCCTGATCTCTACTAATTGCTGCAAGCtattcccaaaaaaaaacatttaaatgatagacaaataaataaaaaagaataaggataaaaaagataaaaaaaaacgTTCTTACTGAGTGATTTTATCTTGGACCCATTGATCTGTTAGGCCAACAATAGCCCACCTAaatttttttgggaaaaaaagaaatagaaaaaaaaggttaaacCAACAAATATTCCAATAGAGTATATTATATTTAACCCTCTAAGTATGTAACAGAACAAATCAGAAACATTATTTACCAGCAGTACAGAGAAGTTAATGACAAAGTTATCTACTGCTATTCCCTCTTTTGCAGACATACACATACAGTACCAATCTCCCTTTTTCCATGCAAAATCTGttgttgcttttaattaatttaaacagATGCATCCTCTGGTTGAAGACAAGTATCCACTCCCAAAAGAAACTGGAATctcaaaatgaaatcaaatgaTCTTGGGAAATCTTGCCTGCCTTTGTGGCAGGTTTAAGCTTCCAACCTGTACAGAAAATGATGATGGAAACCTACCACAACATGTCATTCAAGTCCTTAGACATGATCCATGCCAGATCAAACATCACCATTGCAGACTGCAAGAGGGAGAAGCAAAAGGACAAATGAACACAAGACACAGTTCACTAAACAAACAGAACAGATCAATCTGCCAAGTCCTAGCACGTTCCTAAAGCCTAGAAACCACCCTGCAGTCTGACAATCTGCCAGCTTCTTCCCAAGATActaataagaaagaaaaatattctagtGAGCTCTGTAAAACTGCATTATACATAAAGCAAAcaattaaatgtaaataatcAGAGAGGTCAAATGACAGAAAGAACAGTTTGATGCCTTAAGTGCTGTGTTTGGGATATTCTGACACTCTGAAGGACAACAACCTCCCTACATGCTCAAGCCTCTTTGTGACAGTATTTTGTAAATAGATAGATACCCTTGCAAAGattgaaaaaaagccataaaacaTTCAACTAAGTTAAACTACTTATATATATAAACTGCATCATATATATAACAATAAGATACAGAAATGCAAGGTGCAATAACATTATTATATTGAATAGTATTATTAGATAATTATATAATTGTAATAGATAATTATAACATTGAATATTGCCCAATTACATTTACATTGTCACCTTAAAGTTTTATGGCAAACAGAGTTTATACTTACTGAGGTTCCATGGTATTCGTATTGTTCATAATCAAAAAGAATTTCTCGtctaaaatggggaaaaaacccagatttGAATAAGTGGGGAACTGGTCATtacagcaaatttaaaaaaataagccaGAAATGGtgattaatatttaaatttcatttaagcAATTAAGAATATTAAACTTAGGCTAGAAATTGTTTATCTGCAAGGCAATTAGACTTTAATAACAATGTGGAAACCACACTGAAATGTACTCataaagcaaaaaggaaaaataactacATTATCATTCCTCAAATCCCATTTTATCTGATTTGTTCCTGCTCATTCCTATTGACTACAGTGGGATTGTAAAAGTAGAAAACAGAAGGACAAATTTCACCCCAAGACAGACAAGATAAGAACATTACAGCTGTTAGAACTGAGCCAATGCATCTACTGGTActcaaattttaaattattatttacaatTTCCTCCATTTAAACAATTTATCTTTATATATGAAATATCTCTCTCAACTTTCTAAACAAAATTATAACCAAAGCATCTTGCAAATCACAGTTTGTAATCTTGTGTTTGTATTCTTAAcacaattttaattaaagaataaaagaaaaagaagcaacatAAGAAAAACCCATTTACACACCTGCGTGCTTCCCATTCTCTCCTTTGTCTCCTTTTCATTGTCCTCTCTATTACCTCCTGTAAATTAATTTCCAGGATgttaaaaagcaagaaaaaatattctaatagATGAGCATCTAAATACATCAATTATtaaactttaattttaaaaatgtaattaaaattttcattaaaaatatttct from Molothrus ater isolate BHLD 08-10-18 breed brown headed cowbird chromosome 18, BPBGC_Mater_1.1, whole genome shotgun sequence includes these protein-coding regions:
- the CDC45 gene encoding cell division control protein 45 homolog; the encoded protein is MFVSDCRREFYDVIVTQRVLLLVASDVDALCACKILQALFQCDHVQYTLVPVAGWQELETAFLEHKDQFKYFVLINCGANVDLLEILQPEEDTYFFVCDSHRPINVVNVYNDTQIKLLVKQEDDLDVPAYDDIFRDEEEEEEEDSENESGGSEPLEKRRRFEEEVIERTMKRRQRREWEARRREILFDYEQYEYHGTSSAMVMFDLAWIMSKDLNDMLWWAIVGLTDQWVQDKITQMKYVTDIGVLQRHVSRHNHRNEDEENSLSIDCMRIAFEYDLRLALYQHWSLYESLCNTCYTSASLKLWSVQGQKRLQEFLADMGLPLKQVKQKFNSMDMSLKENLREMIEESANKFGMKDLRVQTFSIHFGFKNKFSASDIVYATTSLMENIEKEGPETTNFIKALDSLSRGNLDKLHQGLDLAKKQLRAIQQTVASCICTNLVISQGPFLYCSLMEGTPDVKLFSKPVSLCLLSKYLLKSFVCSTKNKRCKLLPLVMAAPMDVEQGTVIMVGIPPETESSDKKNFFGRAFEKAAESTSSRTLHNHFQMSIIELKTEDRSKFLDALISLLS